The region TCCGCTAAGGATTTTTGGTGAGACGTAATCAGTTAGAAGAGAAAAAAGGGTTAATTCATTTGGGTAGGAATACAGCTGCTGTTGAAATATAATTTTGGTTCTAGTGGTTTGGTACAAAAACTTTGTACTCTTTTTTTTGTCATCAAAGACCTTTTATACTTAAAGCCTTATTAGAAAAACAGTTGGATCGGGCCTATGGCGGTCCTAGGTTTAATTCATAGATTGGGCAGCCCATCGAAAGGTTAGAAAGATGGTCCAGAATTTATGAACTTCAAAACCTAATTTTATTGtaagaaaaaatttattaaaaggTAGAGCCAATAggttaaggctatgtttggcacgttatttcagctagcttatagcttatttgactagcttaaagcttatttgactagctatCTCTTTAAAATGTTTGGtaaatgagcttatttcagtagttcaaagcttattgaatttattctcttttttatccttatcattttaataaaattctatcattgtccattttatatttatataaacacTTGaatctaattatttttattttgaaataatttaaaGAGATTTTCTCAACTTTATCTATATacatatttcattttcaaaaagatttttttgttgttaattTAGAGAAATAGAAGCTTACTTTATTAGATTAAAATATATAGTTATTTGTTTCAttctatttaaattaataaaaaaatgaaaataaattaacaattaatattatatattttagatgaaaaataatttgaactaaattaaaatatttaaagtggtggttattttaatatcatatatgtattGATGTGTAAATAAAATAATGTTAAATGTAAAAAGAATTATACAAGTTTGTCCTTATATGTCATTTTACAACTTCAGTTTGTTCAacaactagttttaccaaacacttctTTTCAATAAAGTTATTTTTCAGCTATCAACTTTCAGTTTTCAACTATCTTATCACCTTTTAGCTAGCTTATCAGTTTCCAGCTAGATTATCAGCTGAGCATGTCAAGCATAGCCCAACTCAATATAAGAAATTATGGATTTGCACCGTCTACATAAAGTCATGACTAATCTTGTcaacaattttatttttgtgCGTTATATTGTTACCGCAGTTGTGGTTTGAGTGTAGTGAAAGTCGAATATGTTCTGATTAAGAGTTGaagaatatatttatatttatgtttaaaagtaaatactattagaattttgggtcacaaatgtaacttttaattgtgttagggccattatttaattagccaaaactaaagtggtctatttaatattgatcttatggcgaagggcatatgtgttatgaaaaggtattgtgcagataccataaggcaatattctaatttgatgaggggccaaattagaaatattgaaaacataattgtaactgatgcagttacttatagggttatggtccccaattgtagatacaacgtaacaacgtaaaaagtttctcctcatccccatcagaggagaacatcaggaaaccctaagggtgatctacaattggaagatcacaaccccagatccttcagcgattcccatggctcattcaggtacgcttccgctctagatcttcatcatgtttttcgggtatgggttaatcaagtgtggtttaggattatgctcctattttctatatgggtagaaaagcatgtggttaggaacaaatccttatttgtaagaaacctacaagtggtatcagagccacccATGCCTGATTCATGTATGATTTTGGTAATTTTTGAGATTAGGGTTCCAATTTTAGGTTCTTAATTCATGTTTTCTGTTTCGGTTTGTTTTATAAATTAGAAATCATGgatttcttttttctgtttcgGTTCCATACTTGATTtgattttggtaatttttttgttattaggGTTTCAATTTCTGGTTTATTGGGTTTTTGAATAATTTATAAGTTTCGGTTCTTCGGATTTCATGTACTCGATTCAGTTTCGTTGAATGACTATGAATTATATGTGCAATTTAACATTCAGATTCATGCAACATGCGTGGTTATCAATACTTTGAgtatttgtgttttcttcaacaaaaaaaattgtatatttgCTGTTTTTGATATTCACgtttcaaatatatatataaaagacgaAACTGTTGAATGAATGCATATGAGAATTCAATTTCGTTTCTTGTTTGCAATATGGATATATTGATTGTGAATCAATTTATGTTTGCTGGGTTCACGTGAATCATGAATTCACTTTTTCATATATGTAAGATTTTGAATCTGACATGTTAAAAGAGATTATATAATTGTGAACCATGCTTCTGTTTTGTTGATAATTCGGCTATGGGTATATGGAAAATTATTAGTGTGCGTTCAAATTTTGGCTATGGTTTGTATTTTTTAtacaattgtttaatattttaaatgagtcaattaaaataagaaagtcacaaaagtgacctctttttatggagattactcataagaaatattaaaagtttGTGTGTGTGTTTAGCCATGCGAGTATTAATGGACCCCAAAGGAAAAGTTAACGCTTGACCGGATTTCATACACATCTGTGATGATAAACATGtgataattttaagggtttacatgtgaatgataaatcaatccaaagaatgatttgttatttgacatgatttattatcaatgtttgatcattacaacaagagtaccacTAGCAATTTGTATTACTGTCAAAAGACATGATATTGATGGTGCACTAGGTATCTTGAGATGAGTTATGCCACTATTTGAACGTATTGataattcaatttttcttaatgtgagTATATTTATAGTATTTGTTTATGTTCTATTTTCAGCAACTATTGGTTCGATATCTGCTAATCTGAATTCGGTTCCGGTCCTTGATGGAACAAATTTTAAGGACTGGAAAGAGAACATGGAAATTGTTCTTGGCTGCATGGATCTTGACCTTGCACTAAGGGTGGAGAAACCCGCTTCTCCTACGGAATCTAGTACCTCTGAACAGAGGAAAGATTATGAGAAGTGGGATCGCTCCAATCGCATGAGTCTTATTATCATTAAGCGCGGCATTCCTGAGCTCTTTAGGGGTACTATCTCGGAAGAGATAAAAGGTGCCAAAGATTTCCTTGCTGAAATTGAAAAGCGCTTTGCAAAAAGCGATAAGGCGGAAACAAGTACTCttcttcagaacttgatttcCATGAAATATCATGGCAAAGGAAATATAAGGGAATACATTATGGGCATGTCAAATATTGCTTCAAAACTTAAGGCGCTAAAGCTTGAGCTGTCGGATGACTTGCTCATTCATTTAGTATTGCTTTCTCTCCCTGCACAATTCAGTCAGTTTAAGATATCTTATAACTGTCAAAAGGAGAAATGGTCTCTTAACGAGCTCATTTCATTTTGTGTGcaagaagaggaaaggttgaagcaagaaaggaaagaaagtgtTCATTTTGTTAGCACCTCTAAAGACaaggccaaaagaaagaaaactgttGAGCCCAAGAATGAAGCTGCTGATGCTCCagcacaaaagaaacagaaagaggATGATACCTGTTACTTTTGCAATGTGTCTGggcatatgaaaaagaaatgtaCTAAATATCACGCTTGGCGTGCAAGGAAAGGTACATTTTTTGCTTTGGTCTGTTCTGAGGTCAATTTAGCTTCAGTACCTAGAAACACTTGGTGGTTAGACTCTGGTGCAACTACTAACATCAGTGTTTCAATGCAG is a window of Lotus japonicus ecotype B-129 chromosome 5, LjGifu_v1.2 DNA encoding:
- the LOC130719797 gene encoding uncharacterized protein LOC130719797, with product MATIGSISANLNSVPVLDGTNFKDWKENMEIVLGCMDLDLALRVEKPASPTESSTSEQRKDYEKWDRSNRMSLIIIKRGIPELFRGTISEEIKGAKDFLAEIEKRFAKSDKAETISLRYLITVKRRNGLLTSSFHFVCKKRKG